AGCACCTCTTCTATATCAATCTACGCCAGGCATACCTTTTCTCGCCTGCCTATGCTGGCCGCCTCTCGTCTCGCACCGTTCTGTTTACGACCGTTACCCAGGACCTTTTGAATAAGGACAAGCTTCGCACCATGTTCGGCCGTGACAAGGTTAAGAACGTCTGGATAGCAACCGATACTAAGGAGCTCGAGGAGAAGGTCGAGGAGCGCGACGCTGCTGCGATGATGCTTGAGGGTGCGGAGACCAAGCTCATTGTGCTTGCTAACAAGGCGCGCAGCAAGGCTCTGAAGAAGCAGGGCTCCGCTGAGAGCCCCGAGACTGACATTGGCGATGGCCAGTTCGATGATGAGTCTGGCTCCGTTGCTGCTCGTTGGGTGGAGGCCAAGGACCGTCCCACGCACCGTCTCACGATGCTCATTGGTAAGAAAGTCGACACTATCAACTGGGCCCGCTCGGAAATTGAGCGTCTCTCTCCCGAAATCGAGGAATTGCAGGCCAAGCACCGCGCTGGAGAAACCAAGCTGGTCTCCTCCGTCTTTATAGAATTCTACAATCAGTCCGATGCCCAGGCCTCCTTCCAGTCTGTGGCCCACAACCTTCCCCTGCACATGAGCCCTCGCTACATTGGTTTAGATCCCACTCAGGTTATCTGGTCTAATCTCCGCATCAAGTGGTGGGAACGCCTCGGTCGCTACGCTGGTACTCTTGCTTTTGTTTGCGCTATGATCGTCTTCTGGGCCATTCCCACTGCAGTCGTTGGTGCTATCTCCAACATTGACTCGTTGACCAAGATCGTTCATTTCCTGAGGTTTATCAATAGTGTGCCGTCATGGATTAAGGGTGTTATTACCGGCCTTCTGCCCACCGTCATGATGGCTGTCCTCATGGCACTAGTTCCCATCATCCTTCGCCTGATGGCCAAGCTGGGTGGTGCTCCCAGTTTGGCCGCCGTTGAATTGACTGTCCAGAACTGGTTCTTCGCTTTCCAGATCGTTCAGGTCTTCCTGGTGGTGACCGTTGCCTCATCTGCTACCAGTGTCGTCAGTAGTATCATTCACAACCCCTCCTCGGCTGCCTCCCTGCTGGCCCAGAAGATCCCTACTGCGTCCAACTTCTACATCTCGTACATCATTCTGCAGGGATTGTCTTTCAGCGCCGGTGCTCTTCTCCAGATTTCCAGCCTTATCCTGGGAAAGGTTTTGGGCCGGTTGCTTGATAGCACCCCTCGCAAGATTTACACTCGTTGGTCAAGCTTGTCTGGTCTCGGATGGGGCACTGTTTACCCCTCCTTCACTTTGTTGACCGTTGTTGGTATGTCAAATCCCATGATGCATTTGGTTTAATTATGGTACTTACTTTTGTTCTAGCAATTGTCTACTCTTGCATTGCACCACTTGTCATGGGCTTCGGTACCATTGGTCTTTACCTGTTCTACTTCGCTTTCCGGTACAACCTGTTGTACGTGTCGAACGCAACCATCGACACCCAGGGTCGGTCCTACACCCGTGCTCTGCAACACCTCACTGTCGGATGCTACCTGTCTGTGGTTTGCCTGATTGGTCTGTTCGCCATTGGCACTGGCGCCAACAGAATGGCCCTCGGTCCCCTGATCCTGatgatcatcttcttggTCTTCGTTATCCTGTTCCATATCTCGATGAACACCGCCACGGATCCTCTCCTCAACTACTTGCCCAAGAATCTAGAGGCAGAGGAGGAGAGTCTGCTCGCTGCCGAGAATGCCAACATCAGTACCTTGAACGAAAAGTCTAAGATCGAGGACCTAAACGGCGCCAGTGGCTCCATCTCGGCCCCCCGCGACAGCGGTGTCGCCAAC
Above is a genomic segment from Penicillium digitatum chromosome 3, complete sequence containing:
- a CDS encoding DUF221 domain protein, whose product is MANDAAHRLVARDSSNGLQDTTPTLSGLLTTLIPALISFVVMVLLFVILRKSNRRMYMPRTYIGYLRPSQRTPESPTGTWDWIKAMYQLPDTYVLQHHSMDAYLMLRFLKLCSIMLFVGCCITFPILWPVNATGGGGKIQLNKLSISNIHETQYGRYYAHCFLAWIFVSFIFFMITREHLFYINLRQAYLFSPAYAGRLSSRTVLFTTVTQDLLNKDKLRTMFGRDKVKNVWIATDTKELEEKVEERDAAAMMLEGAETKLIVLANKARSKALKKQGSAESPETDIGDGQFDDESGSVAARWVEAKDRPTHRLTMLIGKKVDTINWARSEIERLSPEIEELQAKHRAGETKLVSSVFIEFYNQSDAQASFQSVAHNLPLHMSPRYIGLDPTQVIWSNLRIKWWERLGRYAGTLAFVCAMIVFWAIPTAVVGAISNIDSLTKIVHFLRFINSVPSWIKGVITGLLPTVMMAVLMALVPIILRLMAKLGGAPSLAAVELTVQNWFFAFQIVQVFLVVTVASSATSVVSSIIHNPSSAASLLAQKIPTASNFYISYIILQGLSFSAGALLQISSLILGKVLGRLLDSTPRKIYTRWSSLSGLGWGTVYPSFTLLTVVAIVYSCIAPLVMGFGTIGLYLFYFAFRYNLLYVSNATIDTQGRSYTRALQHLTVGCYLSVVCLIGLFAIGTGANRMALGPLILMIIFLVFVILFHISMNTATDPLLNYLPKNLEAEEESLLAAENANISTLNEKSKIEDLNGASGSISAPRDSGVANMDNGLVDSAEKGLTENSSQAPKPNVFTKFLRPDLYHNYYQLRKLVPGSSEVPTYSAEVERDAYCHPAINSQPPLLWIPRDALGVSSQEVAHTSRVIPITDEDAYLDENCRIQWNEEKGQPPIYEEKIDY